The bacterium genome includes the window AAAGATAGGGTTGCAAACGCAAAAACGATGATTGACTTAATCAACTTTACTCCTCCATGGATTTATGAATAATCATATTGACTATTTGCTTTTTTGCAAGTTTTTTAACACAAGTATTGACAAAAGGGTTCTCCAAGTTTTGCTTTAACAAAGGAGGCTTAGTGATAAAGTATATTTCATTTTTTTTGATAGTCTTTGTGGTGGGTTGCGGAAAGGAACGTAAAATCGTTAACACATGGTTCACTCTTGACAACTACGCTATAAGTATAAATGCCGATTCAATCTCGACCGATATTAACGTCTCCCCTTCCGTGCGTATTGCAGCTGACGACACGGTATTCAAGGGCTCACTCAAGCTTACGTTGCGTTACCCTAAAGCCGATGAACGGGCGGATATAGGTTTTATAAGTCTTTTCTCGTCTGCCGAGACAAAAGTAAAACTGCCTAAGGCGAAGTTCGATGTATCCTACCTCTTACTGGACACGCTGATCGAAGACAAGAGCTTCACGAACCCGTTGATAGAAAAAGGCGCATGGGCTGGCGGCTGGCTCTATACACTCAAACCCGGTCAGGAAGTAAAGCTCAAGATTGAAATTCCAAGCCACGCAAAGCTAGTGATAGTGAGAACGCAGATCTACGCTGAGGACGGCAAGACGCTTTTATTGAGATACCTGCACGGGTTCGAGATAGAGTAGCACACGTATTTCTTTGCTTTTTTTAACCACCACAATCGAATGGAATTCCGAGAGATATACTTAAGTTCTAACGCCTTTATACCTCTCCTTTCCAAATTAATAAGAGAGGCTCTATTGAGGCCGTCTTTCGCCGGCTCAATTTCAAATACGATCTTTTCGCCTATGCGAAAAGGAGCAATTACTTGTTATGCAGCTTCTCGTACGGACAGCCGCCGCAGCCGGATGAGGGCTTTTCATTTGAAGGACAATCGGAGGGCGCAGAGGGCGTTTCTTTTTCCGCGTGGTCGCATTCATCCGGAATGGGCTGTTCGAGTATCCAGGCGGTAACGGTGGGTAGGAAGCAAGGCGTGAACTCTTTTGGAAGCTTCGCGTATTCGGAAACAGCACCTGTCTTTGCAGGCTGGAATAGATGGTTAGCCTGGCAGCATATCTTTATGAGATAGTTCTCCTTGCCTGCATCCTTAAAAACCTTCTCAAGTTCCTTCGACTGCGATTCAGCAGGAACCTGCACATCCAGCTTGCCGAAGAATGCAAGCACGCGGCAGTCAACCTTGGCGAGTGTAGGACGCGGGTCGTATTCAACAAAATACTTCATCCATGGACTCTTGATGAACTCCATCTGCGCATCGGCAACATTCTTGGCATACTTGTTTATGTTGCCCAGAGCGCTGCGCTCTTCCTTAGGCATTGCCTTGGCTTCTTTAATCGCGGCCTTGCGTATCTCTTCCCTAAGCTCATCGAAACCGGTTCCAGACTTTATGGCATCAAGCACTTTCTGCTGAAGCACAAGGTTTTCCTTAATGTCCTCTTCGCTTCTGCCCTCCGCCTTTGCAACCATTGCGGCCTGTTCCTTGAGCAGCTCCTCGCCTTTTACTGCCGGTCCGGCCATCATCACGATGAACGCAACATCCCTGTGCTCGGAAGCAACCATGGGAGCAATGATGCCGCCTTCGGAATGACCGATTATGCCGATATTTTCCGGGTCGATCTCAGGGCGCGTTTTGAGATACTCAAACTGAGCAACTGCATCGTCATAAAAATCCCTGCTTGTTGCCTTTGTCCGGTCTCCGATGGATTTTCCAGCGCCGCGATCGTCGCACCGAAGTACTGCTATGCCCTTACGTGATAGATGGTCGGAAATAACCTTGAAAACCTTAAAACCCAACACATCTTCGTTTCTGTCCTGGGAACCGCTCCCGGTTATCATCAGTACGGCAGGGAACGGACCAGCCCCATCTGGAATTGACAGGGTTCCTGCAAGTGTTACTTGCTCGTTGACCTTTACGGATACTTCTTCTTCCTTATAAGGAGGAGGAGGTGTCGCCTCTTTTTTTGAAGGTTCGAGGAAGAAAGTTCCATTGGCTGCACCCTGTTTGAAGACACCCTCAATTCGCTTTTCTTTTAAGGTTCCATCATAAACAGCTCTGCTTATTTGAGTAGGCAGTTCAAAATGTATCTTCTGACCGTCATATTGAATACCTTCAAGCTTCAAACCATAGGCGCCCTGCATGGGTATATCAATACTCGCCTTAAGGGTATCATTTTCCGTAAAGAACTTCACCAGCATGCCTATCTCGGCACCTTTAATTTGTATAGGTCCCTCCCACTCTCCGAGAAGAGGTTTTACGTCTCCGGTCACCTTGTACTTTGCAGAACCCGCACAAGCGACCAAAGGAAGAAACATTATAATCGCTAAAACACCAGCTTTTAAATTTCTCATTGACTACTCCTTTGTCCAATTTTTATGATTTCTATACAACAGAACAAGATAGTTTATTCATAACAACGAATATATCAACCTTTTACGTATATGAAAGACTTCTGCTTCTCTCATGATTGATAATCCTTGGGTCGTAAGACTTTCAATTCTAATATATTCAGGTTGTTAGTGAAAATATCAGCCGTAACTAAACGACCGGAACCCGAGTCTTACTCGGTTGTGTACAGGCGCCTGTTGGACAAGCCTTGACGCATTCACCGCATCCAACGCATTTTTCAGATGAGACGATGTGAATCTGGCCTTCCTCGCCTTCAATAGCCTTGAATTTACATACTTGAGTACAGGCATGTTTTCCTTCGCACTTGGAAGGCTCAATCTCCGCCTTGGGTCTTGGAGCCGCGTAATCGACGTACGAGCTCTTAACCGGGCATTTCTGATAGCATATACCGCAATCGACGCACTTTTCGAGATTCATTACCGGCAGGTTGTTGACCATATCAAGCGCACCATAAGGACACATCTTTACGCATATTGAACAAGCATGACATCCTTTAGAGCAAGCATCCCTCACGGCTTTACCTTTATCGAGAGAATTGCAAGCCAGGTATACTTCCTTGGATATCGGTATGAGCTTGAGGATATTCTTGGGGCAAGTCTTTACGCAGATTCCGCAGCCGGTGCATTTTTTGCGGTCAACCAACGGAAGACCCTCAGGTCCCATATGAATCGCATCAAAGGGACAGACAAGCGTGCAGTCCCCGAATCCGAGACAGCCGTATGAGCATGCCTTTGTTCCGCCGCCGATGAGGTTGGAGGCTCTGCAGGTCCTGACGCCTTTGTAGTCTGCAGACTGCGCAACGATGTCGGAACCGCCCTGACACAGCAGAAACGCGACTTTTGGTTCGCCTCCGGAAACTTCGATACCCATTATCTCACCTATCTTTTTGGCTACGCCTGAGCCGCCCACCGGGCATGCATCCGCAGGCGCGTCGCCTTTTGCCACTGCAGCTGCATAAGCATCACAACCAGGATACGAGCAACCTCCGCAGTTCGCGCCAGGAAGAACCGAGCGGACCTTCGCCTCAAGAGGATTGGGCTGAACGAGAAAAACCCTGTTAGCAAGAATCAGCATAAGCACAAGAAGCACACCTAAACCACCCATTAGCGCTGCAGCTATCCAGAGAATAGTAACCATGATTTAAATCCCGAAAAGGTTGGCAAAGCCGAAGAAAGCAAGTGAAACCAGCGAAGCCGCGATGAACGCTATAGGATATCCTTTGAATGACTTGGATATCGGAGCCAGTTCAAGTCGTTCCCTTAAAGCCGCGAAAAGAATCATTACAAGACCGAAGCCTGTTCCAGTACCAAGGGCAAAGACTGTACCCTGTATGAAGCTGAAGCTGCTATCAATCACGATGAATGCCACACCGAGAATGGTGCAATTCGTGGTGATAAGGGGAAGATAAATGCCCAGAGCCGAATAGAGAACCGGCACGTACTTCTTTAAAAACATCTCGAGGAGCTGCACAAGCGCCGCTATGACGAGAATGAAAGAAAGTGTTCGCAGAAACACCACGCCGCCCGGAAGAATGCTCCCTAGGAGAACCGAATGAGGAGCAAGAGCCAAATAGTAGATTCCCCAGGTGATCCAGGTTGACATCACCATTACGAAAAGCACTCCCCCGCTCATACCTATGGCTGTCGAGAGTCTCGTGGATACTCCGAAGAACGGGCAAAACCCCAGGAACCGGATTAGGACGATGTTGTTGACGAATATCGAACCTATGAGAATTGCAATTAAAGAGTTGGGTACCATATCTAGCCTACCCTTTTAAATATCTTGTTTATGCCGGCCTTGAGCAAGCCAATTACAAAGAAGGCGCCCGGAGCAAGACCGAAGAATAGGATGGGGTTCTCACGAAACCCCTGAGGCATGACCGGCATCTTGAACCAAGAACCTTTTCCTAAAAGCTCGCGTATCGTACCCATAAGAACTATAGCCACGGCAAAACCGAGTGATTTGTTTATGCCGTCGAGAAAAGAGCCCCAGACGCCGTTCGTGTAGGCATATGCCTCGGCGCGACCAAGGATGATGCAGTTGACAACAATCAAGGGTACGAAAATACCCAAAACCCTGTACAACGCAGGCTGGTATGCCTGCATCACATAGTCTATTATCGTAACAAACGTGGAGATGATGACGATGAATACTGGAATTCGAACCTCGTTTGGAATAATCTTGCGGAGCATTGAAATAACCACGTTGGATAGTACGAGAACAAACATCACTGCGGCGGACATGCCTGCCGCATCGAAAGCGGTTCCAGACGTGGCCAGCGTAGGACAAAGACCGATCATTAAGATGAGCACGGGGTTATCAAGTATTATGTCCTTGAAGAATTTGACAAACCCAGACTCACCCTTCTGTTTTTCGAGCACTTGAACTTGCTCAGCACCCTCTTGGAGGGCGAGCGGCTCTTGGGATTCAGCTTGGGTATTCATATTGGGAACAAGTATACACTAGCTAATTATATTGTCAAGAATAACGCAAGGATTGACCAATTATGAATTTCGTGTAACATAGGACATGCAAAAAAACATCTTATTGGTTTTAATGACGATCCTTTTAGTGGGATTCTCCGGTTGCACAACCTTTAACCGGGACGAGGCAGTGGAATCCATTAAAGATATTATCTATTCAGAAAACACTCGACTCCCCAGAGCAGGTATTGAGATAGTTGCGTCATTTCAGGATACTATAATGCTGGACTCGCTCTGCAGACTCGAGGAAATGAATTTTTCGACCACTCTTGCTTCGGATTCTCTAAACTTCGTTTTCAAACAAACATCAAGAAACGACAGCTTAATAACTATAGGTGATTCCTCGATTGTGACCATTCTGCGGTCTTATTCCGGGATAATGGAGTCAAAGATACGATCGATTGATAATGACAGTTCGAGGACGATTGAGAAGAGTTTTTCGAGCCAGCGCAGTCAGTATGCCCTCTTTACCGACAACGACGGATGGAACCTCTCAGGTTATTCCTTTGCTGAAGAACGTTCGGACACCAATACAACTCAGATATTCTCCCTCAGCATAAAAACCAGTACCCTTGACACTACACTATATTCAACGGCATCAATCTCTCCACTTGCAGACCTGCCAGTCATCTTAAAAGGGACGCCTCTTTCATTAGTGTTGAGGACTGCGGCTGATACCAGCGAATTAGTCTGTCTTGTCTTGTCGGATAACGTCGTGCGGTTTCGCCCTAAACCCGGCGAAAGCAAACACTGGACAGCAGAAACGACAATGGGCCCGGGAAGCCTTGTGATAGCGATTTTTAGTAAAAATGCGCTCCTGGATGAAACTTACCCTGCAGATTTCGATTTCTGGGTCGTTCCTTATTCCGAGTAGAATTTAAAGTACGAGCTTCGGATCTGCGTGAAGATGATATACTGCATACTGACGTAGCAGCTTTGAAATTAATGGCGTGATGCTATTGTATTTTTTAGACAAGTTTTCAACCGAAAATTCCGATAATTCGTAAAGCATTATTCTTTCTTGTTTCGTAAGGTACAGTGTTGAATCCTCTTTCGAGTGCTCGCTGCACAAAAAACCACCGCTCACAATGGAGAACTTACCCTCCGTTTTCTTTCCGCAAATAACGCACCTTTCGTCTATTCCTGGATGATAACCTACAGTGGATGCGGTATGTAAAAGGTAATACTCGAATAGATAACCAATGCTGTTTCCTTTATCCATTGCATTAAGAAGTGACACGGTTAGATTGTAGAGTCCGGAGTTAGACTCTCCCGGATGGGAGATGTGGGAAAGGAATCCAAGAACCCGATAAAGCAGCTTAAGACTATCCCTGGATTCCCTTAGCTTTTGATGAGATACAATAATATCTGCAGAAGACAGCGTCAACAGATTCTTGTTTTCGCGTTCATAATAAATAAGCGAGAGCTCGGTTCCAGGTTCAAGGCTTGCTCCGAACTTGGACCCCGGTCTTCGAGCCCCATGCGCTAGGACATCAATCCTTCCTGACTTGCGCGTGAATATCACGGCAATTTTCGAGGACTCCCTGAAAGGTCTTGAAGACAAAACCAGACCTTCGGTACGAGTGATTTTAGACATTACGCTGGAAAGAACCTTAAAGCAAGGGCGGCAAGTCCAAGAAGCGTTAAAAACCCCAATGTATCAGTTGTAGCCGTTAAGAGAATCCCGGAAGCTATAGAAGGATCTAATTTTAACTGGCGAAGCAGCATTGGAACGAGAGTGCCTATGAATCCTCGAAGAAGTATGTTCATTGTCAGAGCCAGGAAAACAAGAGGTGAGAGGATTACTGGAAATTTGAAAAGAAACGCTCCTGCACCCACAAGAATGCCTGCCCCGAGACCAAGAAGCAAACAAGTAAGTATCTGCCGTCGCAGCAGACGCCAGGCATCCGCCGTTGTTATTTCGCCGAGCGCAA containing:
- the recO gene encoding DNA repair protein RecO, whose translation is MSKITRTEGLVLSSRPFRESSKIAVIFTRKSGRIDVLAHGARRPGSKFGASLEPGTELSLIYYERENKNLLTLSSADIIVSHQKLRESRDSLKLLYRVLGFLSHISHPGESNSGLYNLTVSLLNAMDKGNSIGYLFEYYLLHTASTVGYHPGIDERCVICGKKTEGKFSIVSGGFLCSEHSKEDSTLYLTKQERIMLYELSEFSVENLSKKYNSITPLISKLLRQYAVYHLHADPKLVL
- a CDS encoding alpha/beta hydrolase gives rise to the protein MRNLKAGVLAIIMFLPLVACAGSAKYKVTGDVKPLLGEWEGPIQIKGAEIGMLVKFFTENDTLKASIDIPMQGAYGLKLEGIQYDGQKIHFELPTQISRAVYDGTLKEKRIEGVFKQGAANGTFFLEPSKKEATPPPPYKEEEVSVKVNEQVTLAGTLSIPDGAGPFPAVLMITGSGSQDRNEDVLGFKVFKVISDHLSRKGIAVLRCDDRGAGKSIGDRTKATSRDFYDDAVAQFEYLKTRPEIDPENIGIIGHSEGGIIAPMVASEHRDVAFIVMMAGPAVKGEELLKEQAAMVAKAEGRSEEDIKENLVLQQKVLDAIKSGTGFDELREEIRKAAIKEAKAMPKEERSALGNINKYAKNVADAQMEFIKSPWMKYFVEYDPRPTLAKVDCRVLAFFGKLDVQVPAESQSKELEKVFKDAGKENYLIKICCQANHLFQPAKTGAVSEYAKLPKEFTPCFLPTVTAWILEQPIPDECDHAEKETPSAPSDCPSNEKPSSGCGGCPYEKLHNK
- a CDS encoding RnfABCDGE type electron transport complex subunit B, which produces MVTILWIAAALMGGLGVLLVLMLILANRVFLVQPNPLEAKVRSVLPGANCGGCSYPGCDAYAAAVAKGDAPADACPVGGSGVAKKIGEIMGIEVSGGEPKVAFLLCQGGSDIVAQSADYKGVRTCRASNLIGGGTKACSYGCLGFGDCTLVCPFDAIHMGPEGLPLVDRKKCTGCGICVKTCPKNILKLIPISKEVYLACNSLDKGKAVRDACSKGCHACSICVKMCPYGALDMVNNLPVMNLEKCVDCGICYQKCPVKSSYVDYAAPRPKAEIEPSKCEGKHACTQVCKFKAIEGEEGQIHIVSSEKCVGCGECVKACPTGACTQPSKTRVPVV
- a CDS encoding electron transport complex subunit E — translated: MNTQAESQEPLALQEGAEQVQVLEKQKGESGFVKFFKDIILDNPVLILMIGLCPTLATSGTAFDAAGMSAAVMFVLVLSNVVISMLRKIIPNEVRIPVFIVIISTFVTIIDYVMQAYQPALYRVLGIFVPLIVVNCIILGRAEAYAYTNGVWGSFLDGINKSLGFAVAIVLMGTIRELLGKGSWFKMPVMPQGFRENPILFFGLAPGAFFVIGLLKAGINKIFKRVG
- a CDS encoding electron transport complex subunit RsxA, with translation MVPNSLIAILIGSIFVNNIVLIRFLGFCPFFGVSTRLSTAIGMSGGVLFVMVMSTWITWGIYYLALAPHSVLLGSILPGGVVFLRTLSFILVIAALVQLLEMFLKKYVPVLYSALGIYLPLITTNCTILGVAFIVIDSSFSFIQGTVFALGTGTGFGLVMILFAALRERLELAPISKSFKGYPIAFIAASLVSLAFFGFANLFGI